From Streptomyces qinzhouensis, one genomic window encodes:
- a CDS encoding TIR-like protein FxsC has protein sequence MSETAQRTADHRPYFFLSYAHTPRYGAGGPDPDMWVERLFRDLCGHVMAMTDLPAGAPAGFMDREIRSGEGWSERLGDVLANCRVFVPLFSPRYFASEMCGKEWYAFAQRAIYHQAKSNRSAEAIVPALWVPMPPEQLPGPAERLQFNHRAFGDRYVTDGLYGLIKLRILAEEYEAAVYELAKRIVAVADSTRVTPGSPVDYRHAPSAFGRPGGPRPMHLTVAAPTHHDLPEGRAPDYYGKLSQDWNPYHPDSARPLALVAQELVRSLDYQATVSSFDHETLPDPTQPPARPEILVVDRWALVDDRRCARLAAFDATPRPWVTVVVPWNRDDPQSRHSEAELAERLERTMPHAMNHGRPACRAAARGVFSIEAFGQILPQVVEASAQEYLRHAEVYPPAPPPGAARGERPRLRGPMADYGTTQYVPDTLRGTAPDAEDTDDSQS, from the coding sequence GTGTCGGAAACAGCGCAACGTACGGCGGACCATCGGCCGTACTTCTTCTTGAGTTACGCACACACACCGCGGTACGGCGCAGGGGGCCCCGACCCGGACATGTGGGTGGAGCGGCTCTTCCGTGATCTCTGCGGTCATGTGATGGCCATGACCGATCTGCCCGCCGGTGCTCCGGCGGGCTTCATGGACCGGGAGATCCGCTCCGGCGAGGGATGGTCCGAGCGGCTGGGCGATGTACTGGCGAACTGCCGGGTGTTCGTCCCGCTCTTCTCCCCCCGCTATTTCGCCAGCGAGATGTGCGGAAAGGAGTGGTACGCATTTGCCCAGCGGGCGATCTATCACCAGGCGAAGAGCAACCGCTCGGCCGAGGCGATCGTGCCGGCGCTCTGGGTTCCGATGCCGCCCGAACAACTCCCGGGTCCGGCGGAGCGGCTTCAGTTCAACCACCGGGCCTTCGGCGACCGTTATGTGACCGACGGGCTCTACGGCCTGATCAAACTGCGGATACTCGCCGAGGAGTACGAGGCGGCGGTCTATGAACTCGCCAAGCGCATTGTCGCCGTCGCCGACTCCACCCGGGTCACTCCCGGCAGTCCCGTCGACTACCGTCACGCGCCCAGCGCCTTCGGCCGGCCCGGCGGACCGCGGCCCATGCATCTCACCGTGGCCGCCCCCACCCATCACGACCTCCCCGAGGGCCGCGCCCCGGACTACTACGGCAAACTCTCGCAGGACTGGAACCCTTACCATCCCGACTCCGCACGGCCCCTGGCGCTGGTGGCCCAGGAACTGGTCCGTTCGCTCGACTACCAGGCGACGGTCTCCTCCTTCGACCACGAGACGCTGCCCGATCCGACGCAGCCGCCCGCCCGGCCGGAGATCCTGGTCGTCGACCGCTGGGCGCTCGTCGACGACCGGCGCTGCGCCCGGCTGGCCGCTTTCGACGCCACCCCCCGTCCCTGGGTCACGGTGGTAGTCCCCTGGAACCGCGACGATCCCCAGAGCCGCCACTCCGAGGCGGAACTCGCCGAACGGCTGGAACGGACCATGCCTCATGCCATGAACCACGGCCGGCCCGCCTGCCGGGCGGCTGCCCGGGGCGTCTTCAGCATCGAGGCGTTCGGCCAGATCCTGCCCCAGGTCGTGGAGGCCTCGGCGCAGGAGTATCTGCGCCATGCCGAGGTCTATCCGCCCGCACCACCGCCCGGCGCCGCCCGCGGCGAACGCCCCAGACTCCGCGGCCCCATGGCCGACTACGGCACCACCCAGTACGTCCCGGACACGTTGCGTGGAACTGCCCCCGATGCGGAGGACACGGATGACAGCCAGTCGTGA
- a CDS encoding aminoglycoside N(3)-acetyltransferase has translation MADPGITAELTALGVEPGSILLVHAALRGTGLAADTLRDALVAALGPGGTLVTPAFTPANSTTSQAHLDRIDGMTADRVRDFRERMPAFDPAVTPSEGMGRLAESVRTAPGAVRSSHPQTSFTALGARAAELLAHHPLTSHLGWDSPLGALHRAGARVLMINVDFSVCTAFHLAEYHPSAPRRPYSCVVRRPNGGKKWTTYEDVVLDDLEFDTIGADFPPGLVRTGQLGGRRTRLFPIKEAVRHADRWMSEKRR, from the coding sequence GTGGCTGATCCGGGGATCACCGCGGAGCTGACCGCCCTGGGCGTCGAACCGGGGTCGATCCTGCTGGTCCACGCCGCCCTCCGGGGCACCGGACTGGCCGCCGACACCCTGCGGGACGCCCTCGTCGCGGCCCTCGGCCCCGGCGGCACCCTGGTCACCCCCGCCTTCACCCCGGCGAACTCCACCACCTCCCAGGCGCATCTGGACCGGATCGACGGGATGACGGCCGACCGGGTGCGGGACTTCAGGGAGCGGATGCCGGCCTTCGATCCGGCCGTCACCCCGAGCGAGGGGATGGGCAGACTGGCCGAGTCCGTACGCACCGCGCCGGGCGCGGTGCGCAGTTCCCATCCGCAGACCTCGTTCACCGCACTCGGTGCCCGGGCGGCCGAACTCCTGGCCCACCATCCCCTCACCTCCCATCTGGGCTGGGACTCTCCCCTCGGAGCCCTGCACCGGGCCGGGGCCCGGGTATTGATGATCAATGTGGATTTCTCGGTATGCACGGCCTTCCATCTCGCCGAGTACCACCCGAGTGCACCCCGCAGGCCCTACTCCTGTGTGGTTCGGCGGCCCAATGGGGGTAAGAAATGGACAACGTACGAAGATGTCGTCCTGGACGACCTGGAATTTGACACGATCGGTGCTGATTTCCCTCCCGGACTGGTACGGACGGGGCAGTTGGGAGGACGCCGGACCCGGTTGTTCCCGATCAAGGAAGCGGTTCGCCATGCGGACCGCTGGATGTCTGAAAAGCGGCGTTGA
- the fxsBH gene encoding radical SAM/SPASM protein FxsBH, inactivated beta-hydroxylase extension form, with the protein MTGPLVPFREIVLKVHSRCDLACDHCYIYEHADQSWRTRPKAISDEAITWTALRLAEHAKNHALPSVSVILHGGEPLLAGPARLRRVCEELTRALDGIAELDLRIHTNGLQLSPRYLDLFAEFGLKVGISLDGDRSANDRHRRFADGRTSHPLVLKAVELLRQERYRHLYLGLLCTVDVANDPVAVYDALAELEPPRIDFLLPHATWDQPPVRPDGSPTAYADWLLTIFDRWDADGRPVPVRLFESVFSTLAGGPSLTESLGLAPTDLVVVETDGALEQVDSLKSAYEGAAATGFDVLRHTFDEVAAHPGVRSRQLGLASVSDTCRDCPVVRSCGGGLYTHRYRTAGEFDNTSVYCTDLEALIHGIERRIGGELVPLAITEPGALLADDQDITRMLSGTLTGELAGRGGAGWDDAWELLLALDESGDVLDRLWGHPYTRNWLTDTLAALREARPDAPALAGRLPAYLAAACVRDGSGPAVRVPCDDGVLRLPALGELTLDGPAAAVVRPDGDGFLVELADRPPVRIPLTGAEVPGWRAVRTVGGQDGIPALLLDDLDPYRDCHETPAAPRLGDDEAAAWDRLLAGAWPLLRAAAPRQAAETAVSLTTLTPLAATGVPGPRRPGLPDPGEPGYGALGLALPPSPEAFAAELLRGMRRAKLRALHRVGGLLAQDGQWHHPSPWAPAPVPASVLLEEVYVRIGLAALDGAAATGTDTALETLARAPELTAAGHALLAGLRAERRDLRGASAAGESGGRG; encoded by the coding sequence ATGACAGGACCGCTGGTCCCATTCCGCGAGATCGTTCTCAAGGTGCACAGCCGGTGCGATCTCGCCTGCGACCACTGCTATATCTACGAACACGCTGATCAGAGCTGGCGAACCCGCCCGAAGGCAATCTCTGACGAAGCGATTACCTGGACAGCTCTGCGACTGGCCGAGCATGCCAAAAATCATGCCCTGCCCTCCGTGTCAGTGATCCTGCACGGAGGGGAGCCACTGCTGGCGGGGCCCGCGCGATTGCGCCGCGTCTGCGAGGAACTGACCCGGGCGCTGGACGGCATCGCCGAACTGGATCTCCGTATCCACACCAACGGTCTACAACTGAGCCCCCGGTATCTCGACCTCTTCGCCGAGTTCGGCCTCAAGGTCGGTATCTCTCTCGACGGCGACCGTTCCGCCAATGACCGGCACCGCCGCTTCGCCGACGGCCGCACCAGCCACCCCCTCGTACTGAAGGCCGTGGAACTGCTCCGTCAGGAGCGCTACCGCCATCTCTATCTCGGCCTGCTGTGCACCGTCGACGTGGCCAACGACCCCGTCGCCGTCTATGACGCGCTGGCCGAACTGGAGCCGCCGCGGATCGACTTCCTGCTGCCGCACGCGACCTGGGACCAGCCCCCGGTCCGGCCGGACGGCTCGCCCACCGCGTACGCCGACTGGCTGCTGACGATCTTCGACCGCTGGGACGCCGACGGCCGGCCGGTCCCCGTGCGGCTCTTCGAATCCGTCTTCTCCACCCTCGCGGGCGGCCCCAGCCTCACCGAGTCCCTCGGTCTGGCCCCCACCGACCTGGTGGTCGTGGAGACCGACGGCGCCCTGGAGCAGGTCGACTCCCTCAAGAGCGCCTACGAAGGCGCCGCGGCGACCGGATTCGACGTACTGCGGCACACCTTCGACGAGGTCGCCGCCCACCCCGGGGTCCGGAGCCGGCAGCTCGGGCTCGCCTCGGTGAGCGACACCTGCCGTGACTGCCCCGTGGTGCGCTCCTGCGGCGGCGGGCTCTACACCCACCGCTACCGCACGGCCGGCGAGTTCGACAACACCTCCGTCTACTGCACCGACCTCGAAGCCCTGATCCACGGCATCGAACGGCGCATCGGCGGGGAACTGGTGCCCCTGGCGATCACGGAACCCGGTGCCCTCCTCGCCGACGACCAGGACATCACCCGGATGCTCAGCGGCACCCTCACCGGTGAACTCGCCGGACGCGGCGGGGCCGGCTGGGACGACGCCTGGGAACTGCTGCTCGCGCTCGACGAGAGCGGGGACGTCCTCGACCGGCTCTGGGGCCATCCGTACACCCGGAACTGGCTCACGGACACCCTCGCCGCGCTGCGCGAGGCCCGCCCGGACGCCCCGGCGCTCGCCGGCCGGCTGCCCGCCTATCTGGCGGCCGCCTGCGTCCGTGACGGCTCGGGCCCCGCGGTGCGGGTGCCCTGCGACGACGGGGTGCTGAGGCTGCCCGCCCTCGGGGAACTGACACTCGACGGCCCGGCCGCCGCGGTCGTACGCCCGGACGGCGACGGCTTCCTCGTCGAGCTCGCGGACCGGCCGCCGGTGCGAATCCCGCTCACCGGGGCCGAAGTGCCGGGCTGGCGCGCGGTCAGGACCGTCGGCGGACAGGACGGTATCCCCGCACTTCTCCTGGACGACCTCGACCCCTACCGCGACTGCCACGAGACCCCGGCCGCCCCCCGGCTCGGGGACGACGAGGCCGCCGCCTGGGACCGGCTGCTCGCCGGGGCCTGGCCGCTGCTGCGCGCCGCCGCGCCCCGGCAGGCCGCCGAGACGGCCGTCTCCCTCACCACCCTCACCCCCCTGGCGGCCACCGGGGTGCCGGGCCCGCGCCGGCCCGGGCTTCCCGACCCCGGCGAACCGGGGTACGGAGCGCTCGGGCTCGCCCTGCCGCCCTCGCCGGAGGCGTTCGCCGCGGAGCTGCTGCGCGGCATGCGGCGCGCCAAACTCCGTGCCCTGCACCGGGTGGGCGGGCTGCTCGCCCAGGACGGCCAGTGGCACCACCCCTCGCCCTGGGCCCCGGCCCCCGTACCCGCCTCGGTCCTCCTGGAGGAGGTGTACGTACGCATCGGGCTCGCCGCCCTCGACGGCGCGGCGGCGACCGGGACCGACACCGCCCTGGAGACCCTGGCGCGCGCACCGGAGCTCACCGCGGCCGGGCACGCCCTGCTGGCCGGACTGCGAGCCGAGCGACGGGACCTCCGGGGGGCATCCGCCGCCGGGGAGAGCGGCGGGCGTGGCTGA